Part of the Anopheles gambiae chromosome 3, idAnoGambNW_F1_1, whole genome shotgun sequence genome is shown below.
AACatattaaataaaaccaactgtTACACAACTATTAATTCAGGCACCAGGAATGGAGGAAGTTGTTCAAGAAAAAACGACGCAAAGCCGTTCGCCAGAAGACGGCACAGGAACGCGACCGGCAAAAtgctgaaaaagaaaaacaaaaattgtccTGTCCCGAGTATCAGTTGTATCTTGCTGAAAAAGGACGCCAAGAACAGATTGCAGCAGAGCGGGAAGAGCTTGAACGTGCATTACGACATGCCGTTTGGCTAGAGGAGGAACGCAAGGCACAGGCAAAGTTTGAAAAGGTACGCCAAGAAGAGGAAGCCAAAGAACGCGAGGCgcgagaaaaaagggaaaagataCGAAAAGAATATGAGGAGCGTGAAACCAAACTCAAGCAAGCCAAAGAAGAACGTTTTCAGCAGCAAGAACTTGCACGTCGAATGCTGCACGAGCGGTTTATCAAATTGCAAGAGTTTGCAGCAACTGGGGCTGATGATTACCTGAGTGAGCTACAAAGCATACAGCATACGCGTGCCGACGCAGAAGATTGCAAATTTTTCCTAAAGACCGGTGCGTGTCGACATGGTTATCGATGTGGCGGGAATCATCCCACGCCGGGTGTAAGTCAGGTAAGTTGATAACAAGATATTTGCATTCATCGACAATCATCGACGTTTGATGTTTTTATAGGTGATCTTGATACCGAATTTCTTCAGCCATCCAGCACTGGAACAAGCCGTCCACGCGGAATATGGCCACGATGCG
Proteins encoded:
- the LOC1279614 gene encoding U2 small nuclear ribonucleoprotein auxiliary factor 35 kDa subunit-related protein 2 isoform X2, translated to MNTAPVTKLKHQEWRKLFKKKRRKAVRQKTAQERDRQNAEKEKQKLSCPEYQLYLAEKGRQEQIAAEREELERALRHAVWLEEERKAQAKFEKVRQEEEAKEREAREKREKIRKEYEERETKLKQAKEERFQQQELARRMLHERFIKLQEFAATGADDYLSELQSIQHTRADAEDCKFFLKTGACRHGYRCGGNHPTPGVSQVILIPNFFSHPALEQAVHAEYGHDARLEFDEDDLKNSYNEFFRDIIQEFEMFGTVRHIFVCRNSVAHLRGSVYIEYESMRNAAAAYLRMNGRFYAKKQLHVEFRNTLTWPTAVCGK